The Syntrophobotulus glycolicus DSM 8271 DNA window TGATGAAATCCATAGTACCGGTGACAAAAACGATCATCGTTTAATCACAAAAAAATTAATCACCATTTACATTAACGACGAGGAAGAGGAGAAACTTTGCAGCACTGTCATAAGAAGCAACCAGACTGAACAGGCAGGCGACGGCAAAATATTTGTTGTACCCGTTAAGCGTAGTATCAGAGTAAGGACCGGCGAAGAGAATGAAAATGTCTTGATCTAGACGAAACATGGACCTTGGTCTGGACAGAACATGGACAAAAGACAATATAGTAAAAAAGAAAGAATTAAAATAAGGAAGGATAAAACTCATGAAAAAATTAATCTCTTTATTATTGGTCCTGGTATTGTCAATGATCGGCGGCTGTTCGTCTCAGCAGGAAGCCGGCAGCAATACACCGGCCGACAAGAAAATTACGATAGGAACTTCGCCTTATCCAGCATGGTATGTCTGGTATATAGCCAAAGAAGAGAACCTGTTTGCAAAATACGGACTGAATGTTGATCTGGTATATTTCCCAGTTTATAGTGATAGCTTACAGGCTTTTAACACAGGCAAACTTGACATGCTCAATATTGCCGCTTGTGATACGATAGCTCCTTATAATCAGGGCGTAAAATTCAAAATTATAGATATTAATGACAATTCCAACGGAGCAGATGGCTTGGTGGCTAAAAATAAATATAAAAATATTAAGGACCTCAAGGGCCAGCAGGTTGTTACAGAATATGGTACGATCGAGCATTTCTTTCTGTTGAAGGCTCTGGAATCGGTTGGAATGAAGGAAAATGATATCACTTATACAAATATGACAGTAAACGACAGCGGAATGGCTATGCTTTCAGGAAAAGTGGAAGCGGCTTGTGTTTGGGAACCCTCACTGTCACAAGCTCTTGCCGGCAAAGAAAACCACCTGATTTACAGTTCGGCCGATACACCTGGACTCATACCAGATTTGTTGATCGCCAGCGACGACTTGATCAAGAATAACCGCGAGGATGTATTGAATCTGATTAATGCCTATCTTGATGCCCTGGAGTTCTACAACGAGAATCCTGACAAAGCGGCAGCGGATATGGCCAAACAGGCTGGTGTCTCTGCGGATGAGATGAAACAAATGATGGCCGGATCAAAATTATTCTCTATTCAAGACAACATCTTGGCGATGACCGAAAAAAAGGACAGTTACTTATATTTGCCTTATACGTTGACCGAAACGGCAAAATTTCTTAAGAGTGTAAACATGATCGACAATATTCCGGCTAACCCTGAAGCGATGCTTGATACATCATTTTTAGAAGAAATCAGTAAGAACAGGCCGTCCTTTACTCCTCCGGATACCAGAGCTTTAGCGAAGAAATAAAGGGGGGGCTGTATCATGAGAAAGTTCTTTGCCATCCGTACAAAAATCAATTTGAAAATATTTAACGCTCTTGCGGCAGGTGTCTTTCTGCTGATCCTGATCCTCTGGATGGTGTTGAGTGAACAAGGATCAATCAGTCCCATATTTCTGCCAACGCCCCGGTCAGTTTTTGGATATCTTGCCAATGTAATGACTACCGGTCAAATCTGGTCCGATATCGGCATCAGCTTTTACCGCATCTTTATGGGATTTATTCTTGCCGCTGTCATAGGTATCCCCCTAGGCATTTTGGCCGGAACGTTCAATTTTGCGGAAGCATTGATTCAGCCGGTATCTGAATTTATCCGCTATATGCCAGTACCAGCCTTTGTTCCTTTAATCATGGTTTGGGTGGGGATTAATGAAAGTGCCAAGATTGCGGTAATATTCCTTGGTACACTATTTCAGCTTATTCCCATGGTTGCGGACAGTGTCAGGGCTGTTCCGGATGATCTTTTAAGTGCCGCGTACACCTTGGGGGCTAAGCCGCGTACGGTTATTTTAAAGGTTATTATACCGGCTATAGCCCCCAGGACGATGGATACCCTGCGTATCATGATGGGCTGGGCCTGGACATACCTGGTTGTTGCCGAGCTGGTGGCGGCCAATAGCGGTTTAGGTTATAGCATACTAAAAGCCCAGCGTTTTTTAAAAACAGATGCCATTTTTGGAGGAATTTTAATCATAGGCTTCCTGGGATTAATGACCGACAGACTCTTTGTGCTGGCGAACAGGAAATTGTTTCCCTGGGCGGAGGGAGGCAGCTAGATGTTTTGGAAAAAGAAGAATGTTGCACGTGGAAACAACACTGTGATCGAAGTGCGTGTGGCCTCTAGCAAGATCGTTGTTGACAATCTGAGGAAAGCCTATGGCAGCAAGGAAAAGCAAACGACTGCCATAGACAATGTCAGTATTGAAATCCTGGACAATGAATTTGTCAGTATAGTCGGGCCTTCGGGCTGCGGAAAATCTACTCTGCTCCGTATATTAGCCGGGTTGGATGAGGCAACCGGAGGGACTGCTACGGTTGATGACACTTTAATCGATAGACCAGGAGCGGACAGAGGAATGGTATTCCAGTCCTATACACTCTTTCCCTGGCTGACAGTAGAAGAAAATATTCAGTTTGGGCTGAAGATTAAAGGAATACCCAAAAAACAGGCTAATGAAATTGTTGACCGCTACCTTGACATTATTAAGCTGAAGCCTTTCCGTAAAAGTTATCCCAAGGAATTATCGGGGGGAATGAAGCAAAGAGTGGCGATTGCCAGGGCCCTGGCAAACAGCCCCAAAGTATTGCTGATGGACGAACCATTTGGAGCTTTGGATTCTCAGACTAAATCCGAGATGCAGCTTTTAATGAGACAGATTTGGCAGGTAGAAAAGCCAACCGTGGTTTTTATTACACACGACATTGAAGAAGCAGTGTTTCTCTCTACTCGGATTTATGTTATGAGCGGGCGGCCAAGTGGAATAAAGGCCAATATCCCTATCTATTTGCCATATCGCAGGTCAATCAGTCTTAAGGAAACGATGGAATTTATGGGATATAGACACAAGCTCACTGCTTTGCTGCAGGAAAAAGAAGAATCCATTGGGTTGGAATAAATAAAGTGAACAGCAGCGAATGCCTTCTAGGGTTCCGCGGAATGTATTGCTTACTTCCGGGCTGGTCCAAGAGGAGGCGCGTGCCGATCGGCGCGTACACGGAGGGAAAAAAACCCGGGAGGTCTGGATTTACAGCTTTCCCGGTTTATTTCTGTTCTGAAATCATTTGTTAAGGAGTTGATTAGCTTGACAAGCAATTTAGGGAATATGAATACAGGTTGGAAGACAACCCTGCGTTCCGGTGAAAAATGGTCGGGAATAGTTGGCAGAAACAAATTGTTAAAATTTACGGCGATGGAAGCAGGTGCCAATATTGCAATGCTGCTTTTTAACAGCAGGGATCTAACTGAAAAATATAGTATGCCGGATACGCTTAAAGCCCAGCATACGGCCCATCTTACCAGAGGAAACGTATTGATGAGCGATAATGGGCGTATCTTGGCAAGCCTGGTTGAGGATAGACTGGAATGGCATGATACCATTTCGGGTATCACTACGCGGGTTCAGACAGATGAGAAATATGGCAGGACGGATTATCAACAGAAAAAGAATATGTGGCTGCGCAGCGGCTATGAGAATTTCATGGTAGAGCTGGTTAGGAATGGGCTGCAGCCGCGCGACATGGCAGCTCCGGTTAATCTTTTTTCCAAAGTGCAATGTGATGATGAAGGAAATATGCGTTATATTGAAGGGCATTGCCAACAGGGAGATACGGTTGCCCTGCGTACGGAAATGGATGTTTTAATCATTTTATCCAACACCCCCAATCCGCTTGACGGGAGAACCGCCTACCCTTCCGTACCTGTGGCGATAGAAGTGCTGCCGGCCATACCGGCAGATTTCCAGGATTATTGTGTAAATAACTGTCCCGAGAACCGGAGAGCTTATGAGAATACTCGGGAGTACTATTTATTGCTCGAATGACTGATTGATAGGCTTCCGGTGAGTAACTGGATTAGCGCAGGAGAGATTTCAGTTAAGCTATAGGATGAGTATGATGAGGGAGGAATGAAAATGCAGGGTTCATTTAATAGAAAAGAAAGCAGCAGACGGGAAAAAGACGCCGTTTATACCAAGATTATTCCGGCTGGTGAAGGATGGCTGCATGAACTGGAACCGGAACAAGTATTAAGGATAGTGGACATGGAAGGCAACCAGGCTGTAGATACAATGTTTTATGATGCGGATAATCCGCAAGATCATTATAGTGTTACCCAAACCATAACCGGGCAGGCCAATATATTCCTGACGGCCGGTTCTGTGCTGCGAGCGGAGTCAGGCAAACCTCTCCTTACGATAATAGCCGATACTTGCGGCAGGCATGACACTCTGGGAGGAGCATGTTCCGCCCAAAGCAATACGGTAAGATATTCTCGTGATATCCAGTTCATGCACAATTGCCGGGATACGTTTATCAATGAACTTGCCAAGAGTAACGGTCTTTATCAAAAACGTGACTTAGCTCCCAATATCAATTTCTTTATGAATGTTCCGGTAACACCGGAAGGCGGACTGGAATTTGCCGACGGGGTATCAGCCTCCGGCTGTTACGTTGAATTGCGGGCCGAATGTCGGGTCAGTGTGCTTATCAGCAACTGCCCGCAGCTTAACAATCCTTGCAATGCTTATAATCCGACACCTATACAATTGCTGATTTGGAGTAACTAAAGGAGTTTTTAGGATGTTCACAAAAATTCTGATTGCCAACAGGGGAGCGATCGCTCACAGAATAGAACGGACCCTGCAAAAAATGAAGATAAAGTCCGTCGCTGTGTATACCAAGGCTGACCGTGACAGCCTGCATGTCAGCGGCGCTGATGAAGCCGTGCTCATCGGCGAAGGTCCTGCCAAAGACAGTTATTTAAATGCGGAGCTGATCCTTGAGACTGCCGTTGCCGCCGGTGTTCAGGCTATCCATCCGGGATACGGATTCTTAAGCGAAAATGTTGATTTTGCCAAGGCGTGCGCGGAAAAAGGCATGATATTTATCGGGCCGGCGCCAGAGCAGTTAGAGCTGTTCGGGCTTAAGCATTCTGCACGTGAGATGGCAGAAAAAGCAGGAGTTCCTTTGCCTAAAGGGACCGGTCTGTTGGCGAATTTAGAGGAAGCGCTTACCGCGGCAGGACAAATCGGCTATCCGGTCATGCTTAAAAGTACGGCAGGCGGCGGCGGCATAGGGATGAGAATTTGCCAGAATGCTGAAAGTCTATGTGCAGCATATGAATCGGTAAAATACCTGGCTAAAACCAACTTTAAAGACGATGGTATTTTTTTGGAAAGCTATATTGCCAGGGCCAGGCATATTGAGGTTCAGATTTTCGGCAGCCGTTCCGGTGAGATCATCGCTGTCGGCGAGAGGGACTGTTCTGTCCAAAGGAGGAACCAAAAGGTGCTGGAAGAGACCCCGGCACCAGGCCTTCCTCAGCATATCAGGAAGGAGATGCATGAAGCGGCAGTCAGACTGGCAAAATCAGCCGGTTACCAAAATGCGGGAACAGTTGAATTTCTATATGATACTCAGGCCCAGCAGTTTTATTTTTTGGAAGTGAATACTAGACTTCAGGTTGAACATGGGGTTACAGAAGAACTGTACGGGATCGATCTGGTAGAGTGGATGATCCGAGAAGCGGCCGGAGAGCTTGATCATCTGGCAGGCAGGCTAAACTGGCCGGATGGTCACAGCATCCAGGCCAGAATCTATGCTGAAGATTGCTGGAATAATTTTATGCCGAGCAGCGGCCGCTTAGATCAAGTAACTTTTTCTGAACAGGCAAGAACTGAGACTTGGATTCAGGATAATGTTGAGGTAACTACGCTGTATGACCCGATGCTGGCCAAGATCATCGTAAAAGGGAAGGACCGGAAGGATGCGCTGCAAAAATTAAAAGAGGCTCTTGCCGGTACGGGCATCTACGGGCTGACGAGCAATCTCCAATATATCGAATCTCTGTTGGAAAACGGTGATTATACCCTGGGCAGGCTTGATACGCATATGCTCGATGAATTCTGGCCTGAATCCCCGGCCCTTGAGGTCCTGGACGGGGGGATTCAGGCCACCGTCCAGGATTATCCCGGCCGCACAGGCTACTGGAATGTAGGGGTTCCCCCCTGCGGTCCTATGGATTCCCAGTCTTTTCGATTGGGGAACCTTTTGCTTGGTAACGATGAAGGACTCCCGGGTATTGAATTGACGCTTAAAGGGGGAAGTTACCGCTTCAGAAGCAGGGCCTGGTTTTGTTTGACAGGCGCCGACATGAAGGCAAAGCTTGACCATCAGGAGGTGCCAATGTATACGCCTGTTGAGGCTATGGCAGGGCAGACCCTGGCATTTGGTGAAGCAGAATGTGGAATAAGGACATATTTGCTGATTGGCGGAGGCTTTGATATTCCTGAGGTGTTAGGAAGTTCATCCACTTTTACGTTAGGCGGTTTCGGCGGGGTAAACGGCCGGGCATTGCGGAAAGGGGACGTCCTGCGGTATAAAGGGCTGAAACAGCAGCCGCTGATGAAGACAATACCTGCAGACAGCCGGCCCGGAATAAGGAATGATTGGACAATCGGTGTTATCCCCGGGCCTCATTGTACGGTTGAATTCCTGAAAGCCGGATTTTTAAGGGGACTGGTATCCACAGAATGGGAAGTCCATTTCAACAGCTCGCGTACCGGGGTGCGGCTCATCGGACCAGCGCCTGAATGGAACAGGCAAGATGGGGGGGAGGCCGGACTCCACCCTTCAAATATTCATGATACGGCTTATGCGGTCGGAACGCTGGATATGACGGGCGATATGCCGATTCTGCTTGGTCCTGACGGGCCAAGCCTGGGAGGGTTTATTTGTCCGGTCACAACCGCATCGGCAGAACTCTGGAAGATTGGTCAGCTTCATCCGGGAGACAAAGTGAGGTTTCAGTTGCTGACAATCGAGGAAGCGGAGCAGCTTTGGCGTGAACAGGAAATAACATTAGCCGGAATTGTTAAAGAGATCAAAACAATTCCTACAGGAAAGAAACCTGTGGCAAATCGTCTTCGAGAGGAACAGTTACAGGAGAAACAACTGCTGCCGGAGGACTATCCTGTTCTGTACAGCAACAGTAAGGACTTTCCACTGTCGGTTAAAATACGTTGTGCCGGAGATGCCTGCCTGCTTGTGGAATACGGAGAAATGGAACTGGATCTGCGCCTGAGGT harbors:
- a CDS encoding P-II family nitrogen regulator — its product is MKKVMIIIRPEKYRYTKEILEQEGFDAYSVVNVLGRGKKQVEFSLGDEIHSTGDKNDHRLITKKLITIYINDEEEEKLCSTVIRSNQTEQAGDGKIFVVPVKRSIRVRTGEENENVLI
- a CDS encoding ABC transporter substrate-binding protein, with translation MKKLISLLLVLVLSMIGGCSSQQEAGSNTPADKKITIGTSPYPAWYVWYIAKEENLFAKYGLNVDLVYFPVYSDSLQAFNTGKLDMLNIAACDTIAPYNQGVKFKIIDINDNSNGADGLVAKNKYKNIKDLKGQQVVTEYGTIEHFFLLKALESVGMKENDITYTNMTVNDSGMAMLSGKVEAACVWEPSLSQALAGKENHLIYSSADTPGLIPDLLIASDDLIKNNREDVLNLINAYLDALEFYNENPDKAAADMAKQAGVSADEMKQMMAGSKLFSIQDNILAMTEKKDSYLYLPYTLTETAKFLKSVNMIDNIPANPEAMLDTSFLEEISKNRPSFTPPDTRALAKK
- a CDS encoding ABC transporter permease, yielding MRKFFAIRTKINLKIFNALAAGVFLLILILWMVLSEQGSISPIFLPTPRSVFGYLANVMTTGQIWSDIGISFYRIFMGFILAAVIGIPLGILAGTFNFAEALIQPVSEFIRYMPVPAFVPLIMVWVGINESAKIAVIFLGTLFQLIPMVADSVRAVPDDLLSAAYTLGAKPRTVILKVIIPAIAPRTMDTLRIMMGWAWTYLVVAELVAANSGLGYSILKAQRFLKTDAIFGGILIIGFLGLMTDRLFVLANRKLFPWAEGGS
- a CDS encoding ABC transporter ATP-binding protein; the protein is MFWKKKNVARGNNTVIEVRVASSKIVVDNLRKAYGSKEKQTTAIDNVSIEILDNEFVSIVGPSGCGKSTLLRILAGLDEATGGTATVDDTLIDRPGADRGMVFQSYTLFPWLTVEENIQFGLKIKGIPKKQANEIVDRYLDIIKLKPFRKSYPKELSGGMKQRVAIARALANSPKVLLMDEPFGALDSQTKSEMQLLMRQIWQVEKPTVVFITHDIEEAVFLSTRIYVMSGRPSGIKANIPIYLPYRRSISLKETMEFMGYRHKLTALLQEKEESIGLE
- a CDS encoding urea amidolyase associated protein UAAP1: MNTGWKTTLRSGEKWSGIVGRNKLLKFTAMEAGANIAMLLFNSRDLTEKYSMPDTLKAQHTAHLTRGNVLMSDNGRILASLVEDRLEWHDTISGITTRVQTDEKYGRTDYQQKKNMWLRSGYENFMVELVRNGLQPRDMAAPVNLFSKVQCDDEGNMRYIEGHCQQGDTVALRTEMDVLIILSNTPNPLDGRTAYPSVPVAIEVLPAIPADFQDYCVNNCPENRRAYENTREYYLLLE
- a CDS encoding urea amidolyase associated protein UAAP2; this encodes MQGSFNRKESSRREKDAVYTKIIPAGEGWLHELEPEQVLRIVDMEGNQAVDTMFYDADNPQDHYSVTQTITGQANIFLTAGSVLRAESGKPLLTIIADTCGRHDTLGGACSAQSNTVRYSRDIQFMHNCRDTFINELAKSNGLYQKRDLAPNINFFMNVPVTPEGGLEFADGVSASGCYVELRAECRVSVLISNCPQLNNPCNAYNPTPIQLLIWSN
- the uca gene encoding urea carboxylase; this translates as MFTKILIANRGAIAHRIERTLQKMKIKSVAVYTKADRDSLHVSGADEAVLIGEGPAKDSYLNAELILETAVAAGVQAIHPGYGFLSENVDFAKACAEKGMIFIGPAPEQLELFGLKHSAREMAEKAGVPLPKGTGLLANLEEALTAAGQIGYPVMLKSTAGGGGIGMRICQNAESLCAAYESVKYLAKTNFKDDGIFLESYIARARHIEVQIFGSRSGEIIAVGERDCSVQRRNQKVLEETPAPGLPQHIRKEMHEAAVRLAKSAGYQNAGTVEFLYDTQAQQFYFLEVNTRLQVEHGVTEELYGIDLVEWMIREAAGELDHLAGRLNWPDGHSIQARIYAEDCWNNFMPSSGRLDQVTFSEQARTETWIQDNVEVTTLYDPMLAKIIVKGKDRKDALQKLKEALAGTGIYGLTSNLQYIESLLENGDYTLGRLDTHMLDEFWPESPALEVLDGGIQATVQDYPGRTGYWNVGVPPCGPMDSQSFRLGNLLLGNDEGLPGIELTLKGGSYRFRSRAWFCLTGADMKAKLDHQEVPMYTPVEAMAGQTLAFGEAECGIRTYLLIGGGFDIPEVLGSSSTFTLGGFGGVNGRALRKGDVLRYKGLKQQPLMKTIPADSRPGIRNDWTIGVIPGPHCTVEFLKAGFLRGLVSTEWEVHFNSSRTGVRLIGPAPEWNRQDGGEAGLHPSNIHDTAYAVGTLDMTGDMPILLGPDGPSLGGFICPVTTASAELWKIGQLHPGDKVRFQLLTIEEAEQLWREQEITLAGIVKEIKTIPTGKKPVANRLREEQLQEKQLLPEDYPVLYSNSKDFPLSVKIRCAGDACLLVEYGEMELDLRLRFRVHSLMQAIQEKQAIPVIDLTPGIRSLQLHIDMKKTKIREAVQKIIEIEGELPPLESVKLPSRIVELPLSWNDPGARTAMQRYQQNVRPDAPWCPDNIEFIRRINGLDRMDAVQQILFDATYLVLGLGDVYLGAPVAVPLDPRHRLVTTKYNPARTWTPENAVGIGGAYLCVYGVEGPGGYQLTGRTIQMWNRLRSTESFEKGKPWLLNFFDQIRFYPVSAEELLQLREDFLRGKFNVKITETTFDFGEYLGFLEGIKQEATAFKNHQQAAFNAERESWKQLGLAEYVSEQPPVPDDEANVLPEGTEGIYANVPGSVWKVLVREGEQVKKEQPLVIMESMKMEFAQNASNDAAIEKVFVKPGDIVNSGQILIWLKPSC